A DNA window from Pseudomonas sp. GD03919 contains the following coding sequences:
- a CDS encoding DUF692 domain-containing protein, whose product MSKRKTLGFGLGLRNEYYRQILEERPAVDWFEIISENYLVEGGKALYFLDAIGEHYPLVMHGVSLSIGGSHALDIDYLRQLKQLADRVQPQWVSDHLCWSRGNAHQLHDLLPLPFTQESLLHVAARVRLVQDVLERPIVLENVSSYVQWTTSSMSESQFLSELSYLTGCELLLDVNNVYVSSRNQGFDPWQFIMELPHERIRQIHLAGHSDYGQYLIDTHDQPIADPVWSLYSKTLSYLGPTSTLIERDDQFPPLEELLSELAHARAIAKSVISGATP is encoded by the coding sequence ATGAGTAAGCGCAAAACTCTGGGTTTCGGTCTTGGCCTTCGTAACGAGTATTACCGGCAGATCCTGGAGGAACGGCCTGCGGTCGACTGGTTCGAGATCATTTCCGAGAATTACCTGGTGGAGGGCGGCAAGGCTCTCTACTTCCTTGATGCGATCGGCGAGCACTACCCCCTGGTGATGCACGGAGTATCTCTTTCGATTGGCGGCTCACATGCCTTGGACATAGACTACCTACGACAGCTCAAGCAGCTGGCGGATCGGGTGCAGCCTCAGTGGGTGTCTGATCACCTGTGCTGGAGTCGAGGCAACGCCCATCAACTTCACGATCTGCTACCGCTGCCGTTTACCCAGGAGAGCCTGCTGCATGTCGCGGCCCGGGTGCGCTTGGTGCAGGATGTTTTGGAACGTCCCATCGTGCTGGAGAACGTTTCCTCCTACGTGCAGTGGACAACATCCAGCATGAGCGAGTCTCAGTTCCTCTCGGAGCTCAGTTACCTGACCGGGTGCGAGCTGCTTCTCGACGTGAACAACGTCTACGTCAGTTCGCGCAACCAGGGTTTCGACCCTTGGCAGTTCATCATGGAATTGCCGCACGAGCGGATTCGGCAAATTCACCTGGCCGGGCACAGCGATTACGGGCAGTACCTCATCGACACCCATGACCAGCCCATCGCTGATCCGGTTTGGTCTCTCTACAGCAAGACTTTGAGCTACTTGGGCCCGACATCGACCTTGATCGAGCGGGATGACCAGTTTCCGCCGCTGGAAGAGCTGTTGTCCGAATTAGCACATGCCCGTGCTATCGCCAAATCTGTGATATCGGGGGCCACCCCTTGA
- a CDS encoding type II toxin-antitoxin system RelE family toxin translates to MISRASPKRLKEWEKLGHTVREQAKKKLRERLEAPKVQADALRDLPGHYKIKLRTAGYRLVYRVEDDRVVVIVVAVGKRERSAAYKAAGKR, encoded by the coding sequence ATGATCAGTAGGGCCTCACCGAAGCGGCTGAAGGAATGGGAGAAGCTGGGTCATACGGTGCGTGAGCAGGCAAAGAAAAAACTGCGTGAGCGGCTGGAAGCACCAAAGGTACAGGCTGATGCCCTCAGGGATCTGCCTGGGCACTACAAGATCAAGCTCCGAACAGCAGGCTATCGATTGGTCTATCGGGTCGAAGATGATCGGGTGGTTGTGATTGTGGTTGCAGTGGGCAAGCGTGAACGAAGTGCAGCTTACAAGGCAGCAGGTAAGCGTTAG
- the rarD gene encoding EamA family transporter RarD, giving the protein MYKGIALSVASSCMFAGLYYYATLLAPLNGEEVFAWRMLLTLPCVTLFMLIGREWKHVVALFARLRQTPWLILGLCCSSALLGTQQWLFLWAPLNGRGLQVSLGYFLLPLSMLLIGRVFYRERLSTLQKAAGLAAALGVAHELYQVGGFSWEALLVALGFPLYFVLRSKLGTAHLGGLWFDMLLTLPFVVWFIVAQQSTTNHFAQAPSLFLMVVVLAVISAAAFMCYTVASRILSFSLFGLLGYVEPVLMVAVALLIGEQIQTHEWLTYIPIWLAVGLLVLDGMRHMRGGLEPLRDVA; this is encoded by the coding sequence GTGTACAAAGGCATCGCTTTGTCTGTTGCATCGTCCTGCATGTTTGCTGGCCTCTACTACTACGCGACCCTGCTAGCGCCCTTGAACGGCGAGGAAGTATTCGCTTGGCGCATGCTGCTGACGCTGCCCTGCGTCACCCTGTTTATGCTGATCGGTCGGGAGTGGAAGCACGTCGTGGCGTTGTTCGCCCGCCTCCGCCAAACCCCGTGGCTGATCCTCGGCCTGTGTTGCAGCAGTGCGCTGCTCGGCACCCAGCAGTGGCTTTTTTTGTGGGCACCATTGAACGGTCGGGGCCTGCAAGTTTCCCTGGGCTACTTCCTGCTGCCGCTGAGCATGCTGCTGATCGGCCGGGTGTTCTACCGCGAGCGCCTTTCTACGCTTCAAAAGGCCGCCGGATTGGCCGCCGCACTGGGCGTAGCCCATGAGTTGTATCAGGTGGGCGGTTTCTCCTGGGAAGCGCTGCTGGTTGCTTTGGGCTTTCCCCTGTATTTCGTCCTGCGCAGCAAGCTGGGCACTGCTCATCTAGGCGGACTCTGGTTTGACATGCTGCTGACACTGCCATTCGTTGTCTGGTTTATAGTCGCGCAGCAATCGACCACCAACCACTTCGCGCAAGCGCCGAGCCTGTTCTTGATGGTCGTCGTACTGGCGGTCATCAGTGCCGCCGCTTTCATGTGCTACACGGTCGCCAGTCGCATCCTTTCATTCAGCCTGTTTGGCCTACTGGGGTATGTGGAGCCTGTGCTGATGGTCGCAGTGGCTCTGCTTATCGGTGAACAGATCCAGACGCACGAATGGCTGACCTATATCCCCATCTGGCTGGCGGTCGGCTTGTTGGTTCTAGACGGAATGCGCCATATGAGGGGTGGGTTAGAGCCGCTCAGGGACGTTGCATAA
- a CDS encoding DNA-binding domain-containing protein, translated as MSLIALQTAFETYLTGDSALPSNELLQQIRGSTALSALEGLQIYHNAYRSRLLAVLREDFPALLHWIGNESFEQLALAYLAAWPPRHFSIRWLGEKLPEFISSYVEEPQLSPMRELAELEWAFTLAFDAQDVEALSLETMSDFSAEDWISLRVSLTASARWLQLQYNTLELWKAAKSGSLLPDVTRLPTNLACLVWRHELVCQYRSLEPAEASALQFLIEGGSFAELCESLSATHGEQAPLQAATWLKLWVNDGLLKRGQLLHE; from the coding sequence TTGAGCCTGATCGCCCTACAGACTGCATTTGAAACTTACCTGACAGGTGACAGTGCCCTGCCCTCCAACGAGCTTTTGCAGCAGATCCGAGGTAGCACAGCGCTGAGTGCTCTCGAAGGCCTGCAGATCTACCACAACGCTTACCGTTCGCGCCTGCTTGCGGTCTTGCGAGAAGACTTCCCTGCCCTGCTTCACTGGATCGGCAACGAATCATTCGAGCAGCTCGCACTGGCCTACTTGGCCGCCTGGCCACCACGACATTTCAGCATTCGCTGGCTGGGCGAGAAGCTGCCCGAGTTCATTAGCAGCTACGTCGAAGAACCCCAACTATCGCCGATGCGCGAACTCGCGGAACTGGAATGGGCCTTTACACTGGCCTTCGACGCTCAGGATGTCGAAGCGCTTTCGCTGGAGACCATGAGTGATTTTTCGGCTGAAGACTGGATTTCACTCAGGGTTTCCCTGACTGCATCTGCCCGGTGGTTGCAGCTGCAGTACAACACGCTGGAGTTGTGGAAAGCCGCCAAGTCCGGCAGCTTGCTGCCTGATGTTACCCGCCTGCCTACGAACCTAGCCTGTCTTGTTTGGCGTCATGAACTCGTCTGCCAGTACCGGAGCCTGGAGCCAGCGGAGGCTTCGGCATTGCAGTTTCTCATCGAGGGCGGATCGTTCGCTGAACTCTGCGAGTCGTTGAGCGCCACGCATGGCGAGCAAGCTCCCTTGCAAGCCGCGACCTGGTTGAAGTTGTGGGTCAACGACGGTTTGCTAAAGCGCGGCCAGCTATTACACGAATGA
- a CDS encoding heavy-metal-associated domain-containing protein — MFSLSVAGMGCGSCVSKITKAIQALDQDARVEVDRAAGKVTVESTESAESIRELIQELGYSAQVSA; from the coding sequence ATGTTTAGTCTGAGTGTTGCGGGGATGGGCTGTGGCAGTTGCGTGAGCAAAATCACGAAGGCCATTCAAGCTCTGGATCAGGATGCACGAGTAGAAGTGGATCGAGCGGCCGGCAAGGTCACCGTTGAGAGCACAGAAAGTGCCGAATCGATCCGCGAACTCATCCAGGAGCTTGGCTATTCGGCCCAGGTCAGCGCTTGA
- a CDS encoding metal-sensing transcriptional repressor, which yields MSEQAHAHQHQSHSDIIKRLKRAEGHLRSIVGMMEDGRPCVDLAQQLHAVEKAVCQAKRTLIQDHIDHCLEHAVTAASERGENTALDDFKLITKYL from the coding sequence ATGAGCGAGCAGGCACACGCCCATCAGCACCAAAGTCATAGCGATATCATCAAAAGGTTGAAGCGGGCTGAAGGCCATCTGCGCAGCATCGTCGGCATGATGGAGGACGGTCGTCCTTGTGTTGACCTAGCCCAGCAATTGCATGCGGTGGAGAAAGCAGTCTGCCAGGCCAAGCGCACCCTGATTCAGGATCATATCGATCACTGCCTTGAACATGCCGTAACTGCGGCCAGCGAGCGTGGCGAGAACACCGCGCTGGACGACTTCAAGCTGATCACCAAATACCTTTGA
- a CDS encoding copper resistance system multicopper oxidase, with the protein MQSKTTRRTFVKGLAAAGILGGMGMWRTPVWAVNSPGQPNVLTGNEFDLFIGETPVNITGAARTAMTINGSLPGPILRWREGDTVTLRVRNRLKEDTSIHWHGIILPANMDGVPGLSFHGIAPDGMYEYKFKVNQNGTYWYHSHSGLQEQVGVYGALVIDAKEPEPFSYDRDYVVLLSDWTDENPTRVLAKLKKQSDYYNQHKRTVGDFIDDVSEMGWSAAVADRKMWAEMKMSPTDLADVSGYTYTYLMNGQAPDGNWTGIFKPGEKIRLRFINASAMTYFDVRIPGLKMTVVAADGLHVKPVSVDEFRIAVAETYDVIIEPDSEQAYTVFAQSMDRTGYARGTLAVQEGLSAPVPSPDPRPLIAMGDMGMDHGSMGGMDHGSMAGMDHGSMSGMDHGSMQGGMAGMDHSQMAGMDHSGMAGAMQAHPASETNNPLVDMQTMTPMHKLDDPGIGLRDNGRRVLTYSDLRSTFPDPDGREPSRTIELHLTGHMEKFSWSFDGIKFSDAEPLRLKYGERVRITLVNDTMMTHPIHLHGMWSDLEDANGNFLVRKHTIDMPPGSKRSYRVTADALGRWAYHCHLLLHMEMGMFREVRVDE; encoded by the coding sequence ATGCAAAGCAAAACCACAAGACGTACTTTCGTCAAAGGCCTCGCCGCCGCCGGTATTCTCGGCGGCATGGGCATGTGGCGCACGCCGGTCTGGGCGGTGAACAGCCCCGGCCAGCCCAACGTACTGACTGGTAACGAATTCGACCTATTCATCGGTGAAACCCCGGTGAACATCACCGGCGCAGCGCGCACGGCCATGACCATCAACGGCTCGCTCCCTGGGCCGATTCTTCGTTGGCGCGAAGGCGATACCGTCACATTGCGCGTGCGCAACCGCCTCAAGGAGGACACCTCCATCCATTGGCACGGCATCATCCTGCCGGCGAACATGGATGGTGTTCCTGGCCTGAGCTTCCATGGCATCGCCCCTGACGGCATGTATGAGTACAAGTTCAAGGTCAACCAGAACGGTACCTACTGGTATCACAGTCACTCGGGGCTGCAGGAGCAGGTCGGCGTATACGGCGCGCTGGTCATCGATGCCAAGGAGCCCGAGCCCTTCAGTTACGACCGTGATTACGTCGTGTTGCTGAGCGACTGGACGGATGAAAATCCAACGCGGGTACTGGCCAAGCTCAAGAAACAGTCGGACTACTACAACCAGCACAAACGCACCGTTGGTGACTTCATCGATGACGTAAGCGAGATGGGTTGGTCCGCCGCCGTAGCCGACCGTAAGATGTGGGCCGAAATGAAGATGAGCCCGACTGATCTCGCCGACGTCAGTGGCTACACCTACACCTACCTGATGAACGGCCAGGCACCTGATGGCAACTGGACCGGCATATTCAAACCGGGCGAGAAGATTCGTCTGCGTTTCATCAATGCCTCGGCCATGACGTACTTCGATGTGCGCATCCCAGGCCTGAAGATGACTGTGGTTGCGGCCGATGGTCTGCACGTCAAACCGGTCAGCGTCGACGAGTTCCGTATCGCCGTGGCCGAGACCTACGACGTGATCATCGAACCAGACAGCGAACAGGCCTATACCGTGTTTGCCCAATCCATGGACCGCACTGGCTATGCGCGCGGCACCCTTGCGGTACAGGAAGGGTTGAGTGCACCGGTACCAAGCCCTGACCCGCGCCCACTGATTGCCATGGGTGACATGGGCATGGACCACGGCAGCATGGGCGGCATGGATCATGGGAGCATGGCCGGGATGGATCACGGCAGTATGTCGGGCATGGATCATGGGAGCATGCAGGGTGGCATGGCCGGCATGGATCACAGCCAGATGGCGGGAATGGATCATTCGGGCATGGCAGGTGCCATGCAGGCACACCCAGCCTCAGAGACCAACAACCCGCTGGTCGATATGCAAACCATGACACCAATGCATAAGTTGGACGACCCAGGTATTGGTTTGCGAGACAACGGCCGACGCGTCCTCACGTACTCTGACCTGCGCAGCACCTTCCCTGATCCGGACGGGCGTGAGCCAAGTCGCACCATCGAGCTGCACCTCACCGGGCATATGGAGAAATTCTCCTGGTCCTTCGATGGAATCAAGTTCTCTGACGCCGAGCCTCTGCGCCTCAAGTACGGCGAGCGTGTTCGCATCACGCTGGTCAACGACACCATGATGACTCACCCGATCCATCTTCATGGCATGTGGAGTGATCTGGAGGATGCGAACGGCAATTTCCTGGTGCGTAAACACACCATCGACATGCCGCCAGGTTCCAAGCGCAGCTATCGAGTGACTGCCGATGCGTTGGGTCGTTGGGCCTATCACTGCCACCTGTTGCTCCACATGGAAATGGGCATGTTCCGTGAAGTTCGTGTGGATGAGTAA
- a CDS encoding membrane protein: MSNKSNVATGAALALVAASLFSTLPVQAAQETKAAEVKCFGINGCKGQNDCMTAKNDCKGQGECKGQGFKLMTQTKCDEAGGKTSE; the protein is encoded by the coding sequence ATGTCGAACAAATCCAACGTAGCTACCGGTGCCGCCTTGGCTCTGGTGGCCGCCAGCCTGTTCTCCACCCTGCCCGTCCAGGCTGCTCAGGAAACCAAAGCAGCAGAAGTGAAGTGCTTCGGGATCAATGGTTGCAAAGGGCAGAACGACTGCATGACCGCGAAAAACGACTGCAAAGGCCAAGGCGAATGCAAAGGCCAAGGGTTCAAGTTGATGACCCAGACCAAATGTGACGAAGCCGGTGGCAAAACCAGCGAATAA
- a CDS encoding OprD family porin, which yields MNNRTLLGLSLLTLSVSTGQAAMAADEKGEGFIEGSSLTILNRNLYFNRDFRKGQSSSSGNGYSEEWAHGVIGRFESGFTEGTIGFGVDAFAMLGLKLDTGDGRSGAGGSVDVLPYNSLGQAEDNYSKLGGAVKARFMDTEIKVGDVFPVSPVVQYGDARLLPESFRGVTVVNSSVEGLSLQGGRLHSMSQPNTSSMRDGFATFYAGEVDSPWIAYFGGDYTLNDNVGFSLYTSRLKDAWNQYYAGTTLSYPLADDVALIGGLNYYKAVDEGKQLLGSFDNNIWSGKVGIQFGAHTVLVGLQRNNGDDDFDYLRQSDSIYLDNSIQYTDFNSPKEKSWQVRYDLDMEPFGVPGLSFMTRYAQGWDADYSNANEVYMRRDDNGDPLTNQKRWERDIEAKYVVQTGSLKDMSFRVRQMTTRATDYESDLDEVRLIVEYPLEVL from the coding sequence ATGAATAACAGAACCCTGTTAGGACTTTCTCTGCTCACTCTGAGCGTCAGTACCGGGCAAGCTGCAATGGCCGCCGACGAGAAAGGCGAGGGATTTATCGAAGGCAGCAGCCTGACCATCCTCAATCGAAATCTCTACTTCAACCGTGACTTCCGCAAAGGCCAGTCCAGCAGCTCGGGTAATGGCTATTCGGAAGAGTGGGCGCATGGCGTGATAGGCCGATTCGAGTCTGGCTTCACCGAGGGCACCATAGGCTTCGGTGTCGATGCCTTTGCCATGCTAGGACTTAAACTTGACACTGGCGACGGCCGTTCAGGAGCCGGTGGCTCAGTCGATGTGCTGCCTTACAACAGCCTCGGGCAGGCTGAGGATAACTACTCCAAACTGGGTGGCGCGGTGAAAGCTCGGTTCATGGATACCGAGATCAAGGTAGGCGACGTCTTTCCCGTCAGCCCGGTCGTCCAATACGGTGATGCACGGCTTTTACCGGAGAGTTTTCGAGGTGTCACCGTGGTCAACAGCAGCGTGGAAGGACTGTCGCTTCAGGGCGGTCGCCTCCACTCGATGAGCCAACCCAATACCAGCAGCATGCGCGACGGCTTCGCTACCTTCTACGCGGGCGAAGTGGACTCGCCATGGATCGCCTATTTCGGTGGTGATTACACGCTTAATGACAACGTCGGCTTTAGTCTCTACACCAGCCGCCTCAAGGATGCCTGGAATCAATATTACGCGGGCACCACGCTGAGCTACCCGCTTGCGGACGATGTCGCCTTGATCGGCGGGCTGAACTACTACAAGGCGGTCGATGAAGGGAAGCAGCTCCTCGGGAGCTTCGATAACAACATCTGGAGCGGCAAGGTCGGCATCCAATTCGGCGCTCACACAGTGCTGGTGGGTCTCCAGCGCAACAATGGCGATGATGACTTCGACTACTTGCGCCAATCGGACTCCATCTACCTCGACAACTCCATCCAGTACACCGACTTCAACTCGCCGAAGGAGAAGTCATGGCAAGTGCGCTATGACCTGGATATGGAGCCTTTCGGTGTGCCTGGATTGAGCTTCATGACTCGATATGCCCAGGGCTGGGATGCCGACTACAGCAACGCCAACGAAGTCTATATGCGCCGTGATGACAACGGCGATCCGTTGACCAACCAGAAGCGCTGGGAGCGGGACATCGAGGCCAAGTACGTTGTGCAGACTGGATCACTGAAGGATATGTCTTTCCGTGTTCGCCAAATGACCACTCGCGCGACCGATTACGAGTCGGATCTGGATGAAGTCCGCCTGATTGTCGAGTACCCGCTGGAAGTTCTCTAA
- a CDS encoding DUF2790 domain-containing protein — MKSLKVIAALAAMVVSSATLAEGGADRVYGRMIQANEQAMQEYAAANGKNPPEVIHYRYGMKLDIARVVAITPTDSSCGVMPAQMTYEDSNGDLNILEYRAAGTGCLNQN; from the coding sequence ATGAAAAGCCTCAAAGTTATTGCAGCCCTTGCCGCTATGGTTGTTTCCTCTGCCACTCTGGCAGAAGGCGGCGCTGATCGTGTTTATGGTCGGATGATTCAGGCCAATGAGCAGGCCATGCAAGAGTATGCTGCCGCTAACGGAAAGAATCCGCCTGAAGTTATTCATTACCGCTACGGCATGAAGCTCGATATCGCCAGGGTCGTGGCCATTACCCCGACGGACTCTAGCTGCGGTGTGATGCCGGCCCAGATGACCTACGAGGACTCCAATGGCGATCTGAATATTCTTGAATACCGGGCAGCCGGGACAGGTTGCCTTAATCAAAACTAG
- a CDS encoding c-type cytochrome: MKRTIKTLVAAGVVGSTAVLAGAYFGVVNVGADDPHFPAVHAFLTMARDRSIEVRSRDIEVPNLDDQALIRAGAGNYNSMCIGCHLAPGVAETELSQSLYPAPPNLAKIGLDGNPSAAFWVIKHGIKATGMPAWGKSMGDEYIWGMVAFLNQLPTMDAKQYQTLVASSGGHQHGGGETQMHNHEGQHGDNKPGHHDNSGGGDDHHGSGDAGEPGHHDAAATDSEGGSAPKAGHHSDMSGDDHHAGDEASSNGGDHHAEQAPNASPKTHTHADGKEHVHES, from the coding sequence ATGAAAAGAACAATTAAAACTTTGGTGGCGGCCGGCGTGGTCGGTAGCACAGCTGTCCTGGCCGGCGCCTACTTTGGCGTGGTCAACGTGGGGGCCGACGATCCCCATTTTCCTGCAGTGCATGCGTTTCTCACGATGGCCCGTGACCGCTCTATCGAAGTCCGTTCGCGGGACATCGAGGTTCCCAACCTGGATGATCAAGCTCTTATTCGCGCCGGTGCGGGCAACTACAACTCCATGTGTATCGGCTGTCATTTGGCGCCAGGTGTGGCGGAGACCGAGCTAAGCCAATCGCTTTATCCTGCGCCCCCCAACCTCGCCAAAATCGGTCTCGATGGCAATCCGTCAGCAGCGTTCTGGGTGATCAAGCATGGCATCAAGGCAACGGGTATGCCTGCGTGGGGCAAGAGCATGGGCGATGAGTACATCTGGGGCATGGTTGCCTTCCTCAACCAACTGCCGACGATGGATGCCAAGCAATACCAAACACTCGTCGCATCCAGTGGCGGCCATCAGCACGGTGGTGGGGAAACGCAGATGCATAACCATGAAGGACAGCACGGCGACAACAAGCCTGGCCATCATGACAATAGTGGCGGTGGCGATGACCATCATGGATCAGGTGATGCTGGAGAGCCTGGTCATCACGATGCCGCGGCTACGGATAGCGAGGGTGGCTCCGCACCTAAGGCAGGTCACCATTCGGATATGAGTGGCGATGACCACCATGCTGGGGATGAGGCGTCGTCCAACGGAGGTGATCATCACGCCGAGCAGGCTCCGAACGCCTCGCCCAAGACCCACACCCACGCCGATGGCAAAGAGCACGTACATGAAAGCTAA
- a CDS encoding DUF411 domain-containing protein — protein MKAKYLALLAALSVTSAVQAADALTIDVHRDANCGCCKKWISHLEANGFKVVDHVESNMTAVKQRLGVAPRLASCHTAVIDGKFVEGHVPAAQVIELTKRDDLVGIAVPGMPAGSPGMEVDGVQHAYQVIGLTKTGSDQVVAEYPAQ, from the coding sequence ATGAAAGCTAAATATCTGGCCTTACTGGCCGCTCTCTCCGTCACGTCTGCGGTTCAAGCAGCTGATGCCCTGACGATTGATGTCCATCGTGATGCCAATTGCGGATGTTGCAAGAAGTGGATTTCACACCTCGAAGCGAATGGCTTCAAAGTCGTCGACCATGTTGAAAGCAACATGACAGCAGTGAAGCAAAGACTGGGCGTCGCGCCACGGTTAGCGTCTTGCCACACCGCGGTGATTGACGGCAAGTTCGTCGAAGGTCATGTGCCGGCGGCTCAGGTCATCGAACTCACCAAACGCGATGATCTCGTGGGCATCGCTGTTCCCGGGATGCCGGCGGGCTCCCCCGGCATGGAAGTCGATGGCGTACAGCATGCCTACCAGGTCATTGGCTTGACCAAGACGGGTTCTGATCAGGTCGTTGCAGAATATCCCGCCCAGTAG
- a CDS encoding copper resistance protein B produces the protein MTTRFSRPSLLALAVSLSAFSGGVTLAAEEMDHSAMGHGTMSMDHSQMSHGATKAQMEGMDHSKMDHGAMQGGSGSMDHSQMGHGQSQEKAQAMDHSKMGHGAMQGQMEGMDHSKMNHGSAEAPRTTSRTPIPVLTDADRQAAFPPLPGHKVHDSAINSFFLLDQLEYQDADEGSTLAWDASGWVGGDINRVWFRSEGERTNGVTEDAELQLLYGRSIGPWWDVVAGVRQDFKPESPQTWAAFGIQGMALYAFEAEATAFVGENGQTAARLEGEYDILLTNRLILQPTAEMNFYGKNDPERGVGSGLANTELGLRLRYEIVRQFAPYIGVSWSRSYGNTADMVRDEGGDVDEARFVAGIRMWF, from the coding sequence ATGACCACTAGGTTTTCACGTCCATCTCTCTTGGCGCTGGCTGTGTCGCTGAGTGCGTTCAGCGGCGGCGTTACTTTGGCTGCGGAAGAAATGGATCATTCGGCAATGGGGCACGGCACCATGTCGATGGACCATAGCCAGATGAGCCACGGCGCTACCAAAGCGCAGATGGAGGGCATGGATCACAGCAAGATGGACCATGGTGCCATGCAGGGTGGTTCGGGCAGCATGGATCATAGCCAGATGGGCCACGGCCAGAGCCAAGAGAAGGCCCAGGCTATGGATCACAGCAAGATGGGGCATGGCGCCATGCAAGGACAGATGGAGGGCATGGATCATTCAAAGATGAACCATGGCTCCGCTGAAGCCCCGAGAACCACCAGCCGTACGCCGATTCCCGTTCTGACGGATGCTGATCGCCAAGCGGCTTTCCCGCCATTACCTGGCCACAAGGTTCACGACAGCGCCATCAACAGTTTTTTCCTGCTCGATCAGCTCGAATACCAGGACGCAGATGAGGGCAGCACCCTGGCCTGGGATGCGTCGGGCTGGGTAGGCGGTGATATCAACCGGGTCTGGTTCCGCTCCGAAGGCGAGCGTACCAACGGCGTGACCGAGGATGCTGAATTACAGCTGCTGTACGGCCGCTCGATCGGCCCTTGGTGGGATGTCGTCGCGGGCGTTCGCCAGGACTTCAAACCGGAGTCGCCGCAGACTTGGGCCGCCTTCGGTATCCAGGGCATGGCGCTTTACGCCTTTGAGGCCGAAGCCACGGCCTTCGTCGGCGAGAATGGCCAAACTGCTGCCCGACTGGAGGGCGAGTACGACATTCTGCTGACCAACCGGCTGATTCTCCAGCCAACTGCCGAAATGAACTTCTACGGCAAGAACGATCCTGAGCGAGGTGTGGGGTCTGGGTTGGCAAATACCGAGCTCGGCTTGCGTCTGCGTTACGAGATTGTCAGGCAGTTTGCCCCCTATATCGGGGTTTCCTGGAGCCGCTCCTATGGCAACACGGCAGACATGGTGCGCGACGAGGGCGGTGATGTAGACGAGGCGCGTTTTGTCGCCGGTATCCGGATGTGGTTTTGA
- a CDS encoding DUF3147 family protein, giving the protein MTWIFTKYLITALVVILVSEAAKYSDRIGGLIAALPMVTVLTLIWLYVEQQPELKIANHAWYTFWYVIPTLPALLVFPLLLSRLGFWLALAGYVVATGLCFALFAVVMRRFGVQLL; this is encoded by the coding sequence ATGACCTGGATTTTTACCAAGTACCTGATCACGGCTCTGGTCGTGATCCTGGTGTCTGAAGCCGCCAAATACAGTGACCGCATCGGTGGGCTGATCGCGGCCCTACCGATGGTCACTGTCCTGACTCTGATCTGGTTGTATGTCGAGCAACAGCCAGAACTGAAAATCGCCAATCATGCCTGGTACACCTTCTGGTATGTAATTCCTACCCTGCCGGCACTGTTGGTATTTCCGCTCCTTTTATCGCGATTGGGCTTCTGGTTGGCATTGGCAGGCTATGTAGTCGCTACGGGGCTCTGCTTTGCTCTGTTCGCAGTGGTGATGCGACGCTTTGGCGTGCAGCTGCTGTAA
- a CDS encoding co-regulatory protein PtrA N-terminal domain-containing protein, protein MKSIKTLFVVAALSVSSLAMAEGGADRTFARMEQARQTSLEAYRVAQQQKVEAPVASSPTEQAEHTNC, encoded by the coding sequence ATGAAATCGATCAAAACCCTGTTTGTAGTTGCTGCCCTGAGTGTTTCCAGCCTGGCGATGGCCGAAGGCGGTGCTGATCGCACGTTTGCACGCATGGAGCAGGCACGCCAGACGTCTCTGGAGGCCTACCGGGTGGCCCAGCAGCAGAAAGTTGAGGCTCCTGTAGCCAGCAGTCCAACCGAGCAAGCAGAGCACACCAACTGCTGA